ACTTGGCTAACACGGCTAATTTTTATTCTCCCTCTCTTTCTCTCGACACTTCCTTCgacacaacgacgacgacgacgacggctgaCAGTTCGCTCGAGACTGCGTTTTGTTTTCGCCCGCGGCGTGCTTCACTTGCTGCTGCTTGCGCGTAGGGTGGATTGACCAATTGTCGTCACATTTTAAACATCCTCCCGCCTTTGAAAGGTTGCGCTTTCAACACCGTTCTCGGGGTCGATTGGAAGGAAGCACAGCTTTGCAACCGCTCGCTTAAGGATCCCATCCTTGGTCTTGACCTTGACGACACGCGTGACTCCGTCAACGCCAGGGAACAGCTCAACGACTCGACCGAGTAGCCACTTCTGCACCGGCATGTTGTCCCGCTTGATCAGCACCAGCTGTCCAACTTCAACGACGATTTTGTGGTGCCACTTGTACCTCTGCTGCAACGTCGTCAGGTACTCGAAGTGCCAGCGATCCCAGAAGTGTTGCACGATTTTGGTGATGTGCTCGTATCGTGATCGTGCGTGCTTGGTTCGGTCGACCTCGGGACGTGCGACAGCGTTCAGCGGACGAAACACCAAGAAATGTCCGGGTGTTAGTGGCTCGAAATCCTCCGGGTCGTTCGAGAGTGGCGTGATCGGACGAGAGTTGAGGATTGCTTCGATACGTGCGAGTACTGTCGACATCTCTTCGAAACATAGGGCTGCTCCCGCCGTGTGCTTCACCAGTAACTTTTTGGCCTGCTTGATGTTCGATTCCCAGATCCCGCCAAAGTGTGGGGCCTCCGGGGGGTTGAATCTCCAGGTGATCTCGTTGCTGTGGGCGCGTTGAATCTCGTCTTGGGTATCGACACTCGCGAAGAACTTATTCCACTCCGCAAGCAGGTTAGCAGCGCCGACAAAGTTGGTGCCGTTGTCGGTCCAAACAACAGCAGGGCGATCGCGACGACTGACGAAACGATCGAAAGCGGCTAGGAAAGCCGCCGTTGACAACTCGCTGACGAGCTCGAGATGGATTGCCTTTGTCGACAGGCAGACGAACAGCACGATCCAGGCCTTGTGCTGAACAGTCGACCGTTTGTTGCGCTGCTTGATGAAAACTGGTCCACAGAGATCGATTCCGACTTGATGGAATGGGTACCATCCTTCCAGGCGGCACGCAGGCAGGTCTCCCATGAACTGGCGAACTGGGCGAGGGTTGTCTTCGAAGCACACGACGCACTTCCCAATCACATCTTTGACCGCGACTCTCCCACGGATGATCCAGAACTCCCTTCGACTGGCAGCTAAGGTCAGCTCGATTCCAGCGTGCATGTTTTGCGTATGCTTATCGCGGATGATGGCAACAGTTAAGGGATGTTTCTGTGGCAGGATCATCTGGTGTTTCGTGTCGTACGAGCAGGACGACTTGGAGAGGCGTCCTCCGACCCGGGGACGTCGCGTTCATCTGTGAATGGGGAAAGCGGGATTAGCGAGTGGTTCTGGAGGGTTACCTTTTTGCGCAATTGGGCGAATACTTCCGGAAAGGCTTCCTCCTGTGCGAGACGAACGAGGGCCAGCGTGGCTCGACGCATCTCCTCCGGGCTGAACAGACGACCGTGGCGACGATTCTCTGGACTCCGCTTGCACGCGTTCTGGTGCCAGCGCTGGATCCGTGCGACGGCTCGAACCATGGTGAAGTACTTCTCGCAGTTGTCGAACAGCGAAAATCTCTCCACCGTTTCCACGGCGCAGACGACGAGTAGTCCCGGAAGTTGATCTTCAGGGATGAGCTGCACACTGGTTGGTCTCTTGTGGTCGATCATGAATGGCGGACCCTTCCACCACTTTCCGCACGTTGCTAGTTTTCCAGGCATGATCCCACGCGAGAGTAGATCCGCCGGATTGTCCTCGGTCCGGCAGTGGAACCCGTCGATCTTGCTGGTCAATCGCAAAATCCGAGCAACTCGGTTGGCGATGAACGGTTCAAGTTTGCTTGGACAGGTGTTGATCCAACTCAAGGCGATCATGGAATCCGTGTAGCAAGTTATGCGGTCGAATTCGATTGGTAGTGATCGTTTTACTTTGTCGACTAGTTGAGCGAGCTTCACACATCCACAAATTTCTAAGCGCGGAATCAAGGCTCTTTTTTCTTTAAGCGGTGCGACGTGCGACTTGGCGCACAACAAACGAATTGCGGTTTGACCTTCGTGGTTTACTGATCGTACGTACAAATTTGCCCCATAGCCCTTTTGCGACGCATCGCTGAACCCAATCAACTCGACAAAGACCGTTCTACGAAGGGGAAGCACACAGCGACTGATCCTGATGGTTTTCATCTCCGACAACTCGTCCCTGTACTCGATCCACAGCTTGGCCAGATCTTCCTTGAGTGCTACGTCCCACTTCTTCTTTCCTCGCCACAGGTCTTGCATGTAGATTTTGCCCGTCATGACCACTGGAGCTGCTAGTCCACACGGATCGAAGAACTTGGAGATGTCCGAGAGAACTTTGCGCTTAGTTGGAGGTCCTTCCGAAAACGCAATCGAGTGGATGTCGAAACAGAAGACGTCGAGATCTGGTTGCCAGGTAATCCCGAGGGTCTTGGTTTTGCCTTCTTCGGTGAAAAGCACTTTCTGCTCCAGTTTGTCCTCTGGTATGCCGGCCAATAGTTCGCTGCGGTTAGAACACCACTTGTGCAACTCGAATCCCGCCTTTCCGAGCATTCCGGTCAACTGCCGCTGCATTTCGAGGGCTTCTTCGACTGTCTCGGCTCCAAAAACCGCTGCGAGGGGGAAATGCTCCTTCGTCGATACAGGTTTGCAGCAGTGCCCGGGTTGCCAAAAAGGGAGCGCAAGCGGTGCCATAGGTGACTGTCGTCAGTTGATAGACGCCGATGTCTTAGTCGGGACTGGTTCGCCACAGGATCTGCTGGAATCGACGATCTTCTTTCCGGACATCGATTTGCCGGAACATTTTTGCGACGTCCGAGGTGACTACGACTTTGTACGTTCGAAAACTGAGCAGATTGTCGATCAGGAGGGTCCAAGAGTTGGTCGTTCAGGGACTGTCCGTTGCTAGATTTCGCCGAGGCATCAAAAACAACCCGTAGTTTGGTGGTACTGCTTTCGGGTCGGACGACGGCGTGATGCGGCAAAAAGTAGTAGGGCAGTTCTTGTGGTTCAGCGAGAGAGAAAGTGCCTAGGGGCAGATCACTTCTGATACTGAGGTGTGTATGGAGTGTGTATGTAGCGAGTATCATACTAGATATCGTGCGTATGATACGCGACCCAGTATTGACCATTATCTATGAAGATTTATTTCAGTGTGGAATCTTTTGACATTTGTCAACGTCCAACTTTGGTGCTGTTTTTGTTGATGGTTAGATGCAGTTGGCGGTTTCAGATTCTGCAGGGCGAGGTTGAGTCGATTTTGGTGATAAAACCAAAGACAATCGCGGAGAGCGATTGCGGGTTGATGGAGTAACTGTAGGACATAGTCGGAACGAGGTGGTATATTCAACAGTTGATGAAGATTAACGAACCTGTCATGCGCTGAATGAACGGGGGGGAGGGGAGATGTTTCTTCCGGGATCCTGGGGGAAGCCAGGATTTATTTTGCACGAGCGCTCCCGGAGGATGGTAGTAGAGGACGCTGGGAGATCCCTGCTTGAACACCTCGCCGAAGCCGGTGGGTCGCCGGCGAAGGGGTTACCCACAGGAGGGTGGTGCCACGCTTCGGCATCCGTGGCGGGGGAGGGTTTTAAATTTAGAGGAAGGAAAAGAAAAGCACAACTACTGTAAATTGGCAGAACACGAGTTGAAAGTACTTGATGGAGCAAATTGAACAAGCAGAGAAGGAAGGTCGTCGAGCTGGATCAGGCTGCGGCGATCCTTTCCAAACATGACGAACACTTTGAAGCGCTCAAAAAGGAACACATCGGAAAATAAAATCTCGTCCGAAAGGAATTCGAACAGCATCGCCCTCGAAACAACCGTTGTCACAGAAAAACGAAGGCAGAATCCCCAGAATTCTCGCCCGGCTGTAAAATCTCAGAGGAATCGACTCGTAGTACGATGTGGCTTTTTATACCAGCTGCGATACCCTAGACTTTATGTTGATCAAAACGTTTTTTCCAGGATCTTTGCGTCCGCATCAGGATTCCTTCTACTTATTCActtaaattgggtcctaaaatgaagcttagattgctgatattattgtttacagcgataaagcttatttttctgagtacaatgacccttcgtacgaccacaaagagtttaacatggacttttaaatcaatttcgaaaaattaacctcgcggtccttcttgacagaaaagctcctacttgacagctcgttccaagggaaccatagttgatccatcgaaaaaatgttgtcttgtcaaaaaaaaattgcattaaaatgaaaaaaaagtgatcagaaatggtttttaatcgtgttttttaccgttgtacataaaaatttacatagggctttagtacccaattaacaaaattttaattatctgGCCGCTGAAATTCAAACAATTGAATTGCCAACAGATCTAGCAACAGATTATTTTCCAGAACTCGAAATTGCCAAATgtgttgtttattgtttattattttgaccgattttgacAACTACACCGATATAAATTGTATCCAAAAGTTGACCATACCATGCCAGTTTATGCGCGTATGGTACGCGCGTATGGTATGCTGCCGTACACAGTATGCGATATActcacggatagaaatcctgtccgtGTGTTTAGAAACATTTGTCGATAGAATCGAAAACATtgaatgttgtcgattttgaaaacaaatttctcGATTATGTTAACAATGTCGACGAAATCTGCGACTTTGTTGCCTACATTTCGGCGTCGGCGCCGTTTCGGGTGTTAGAAATATCGACCACAACGCTAAGCAGTGATGACGTTTCgggactttgtttttttttcgctaacagATCACAACAAACTGTTTGGCCACTCAGTCGCGTCGCGCCGGGTTCCCGGGCTGTTTCTGTTACCGTGGCCAAGTCTTCCCGGTTTCGTGAACGTTTCCGGTGTTTTGATTAATGCTACAGTTGCGATTGTGAAATTCGGCAAAGCggccgtagttttgtgaaacaaGAAGAATCGAAAAGATCTGGATCCGGGTCTTATCAATGGCCTGTGAAGAAGTGCTTTTGTCGAACCATGTGATACTTTTGAACGCTGTTTTGGATGGTAAGTTTCAGCCGGAACAACCCGGATCAGCCAAGTGAATATTATAGAGTGGCCAGCACCAACAATTCCGGGACTGCTCTATTATTGTTTCATCAAACTCGGCCCGTTCGAGCGGACGCAACATGTGGTCAAATTTGGAGGAATTTTGAACAGTGAGGTAAATTTATTGTTAGCCTTGTTTGTTCTACCACTCAACCAAAACCTCCTCGAAaattcctccccccccccccccctccaccaCCACCATAATCCTTTTTTAACTCTCTAGTACCTTATTTAGTTCAATCCACTCATCATTTCTatgagaccatccataaaccacgtggacacttttttttaaatataaatctcAAACCTCCTCCCCCCTCGactatccacgtggtttatagatGAACCCTTTGTAGGAAAACCAAATATTTATCTTTCTAAATATGTAAAAACTTTGTGGGTTTTCTTCATTTCTCGTTccgctaaaaaaaatcataaaaatctagatctaaaaatttaaaaatctaaaaatctaaaaatctaaaaatctaaaaatctaaaaatctaaaaatctaaaaatctaaaaatctaaaaatctaaaaatctaaaaatctaaaaatctaaaaatctaaaaatctaaagatctaaaaatctaaaaatgtaaaaatctaaacatctaaaaatctaaaaatctaaacatctaaaaatctaaaaatctaaaaatctaaaaatctaaaaatctaaaaatctaaaaatctaaaaatctaaaaatctaaaaacctaaaaatctaaaaatctaaaaatctaaaaatctaaaaatctaaaaatctaaaaatctaaaaatctaaaaatctaaaaatctaaaaatctaaaaatctaaaaatctaaaaatctaaaaatctaaaaatctaaaaatctaaaaatctaaaaatctaaaaatctaaaaatctaaaaatctaaaaatctaaaaatctaaaaatctaaaaatctaaaaatttaaaaatctaaaaatttaaaaatctaaaaatctaaaaatttaaaaatctaaaaatctaaaaatctaaaaatctaaaaatctaaaaatctaaaaatctaaaaatctaaaaatctaaaaatctaaaaatctaaacatctaaaaatttaaaaatctaaaaatctaaaaatctaaaaatctaaaaatctaaaaatctaaaaatctaaaaatctaaaaatctaaaaatctaaaaatctaaaaatctaaaaatctaaaaatctaaaaatctaaaaatctaaaaatctaaaaatctaaaaatctaaaaatataaaaatctaaaaatctaaaaatctaaaaatctaaaaatctaaaaatctaaaaatctaaaaatctaaaaatctaaaaatctaaaaatctaaaaatctaaaaatctaaaaatctaaaaatctaaaaatttaaaaatctaaaaatcttaaaatctaaaaatctaaaaatctaaaaatctaaaaatctaaaaatctaaaaatataaaaatctaaaaatctaaaaatctaaaaatctaaaaatctaaaaatctaaaaatctaaaaatctaaaaatctaaaaatctaaaaatctaaaaatctaaaaatctaaaaatctaaaaatctaaaaatctaaaaatctaaaaatctaaaaatctaaaaatctaaaaacctaaaaatctaaaaatctaaaaatctaaaaatctaaaaatctaaaaatctaaaaatcagaaaatctaaaaatctaaaaatctaaaaatcgaaaaatcgaaaaatctaaaaatctaaaaatctaaaaatctaaaaatctaaaaatctgaaaatctgaaatctaaaaatctaaaaatctaaaaatctaaaaatctataaatcttaaaaatctaaaaatctaaaaatctagaaatctaaaaatctaaaaatctaaaaatctaaaaatctaaaaatctaaaaatctaaaaatctaaaaatctaaaaatataaaaatctaaaaatctaaaaatcctaaaatctaaaaatttaaaaatctaaacatctaaaaatctaaacatctaagaattttagaatttaagaatttaagaattttagaatttaagaattttagaattttagaattttagaattttagaattttagaattttagaattttaggattttagaattttagaattttagaattttagaattttagaattttagaattttagaattttagaattttagaattttagaattttagaattttagaattttagaattttagaattttagaattttagaattttagaattttagaattttagaattttagaattttagaattttagaattttagaattttagaattttagaattttagaattttagaattttagaattttagaattttagaattttagaattttagaattttagaattttagaattttagaattttagaattttagaatttaagaattttagaattttagaattttagaattttagaattttagaattttagaattttagaattttagaattttagaattttagaattttagaattttagaattttagaattttagaattttagaattttagaattttagaattttagaattttagaattttagaattatagaattttagaattttagaattttagaattttagaattttagaattttagaattttagaattttagaattttagaattttagaattttagaattttagaattttagaattttagaattttagaattttagaattttagaattttagaattttagaattttagaattttagaattttagaattttagaattttagaattttagaattttagaattttagaattttagaattttagaattttagaattttagaattttagaattttagaattttagaattttagaattttagaattttagaattttagaattttagaatttaagaattttagaattttagaattttagaattttagaattttagaattttagaattttagaattttagaattttagaattttagaattttagaattttagaattttagaattttagaattttagaattttagaattttagaattttagaattttagaattttagaattttagaattttagaattttagaattttagaattttagaattttagaattttagaattttagaattttagaattttagaattttagaattttagaattttagaattttagaattttagaattttagaattttagaattgtagaattttagaattttagaatcttaaattttagaattttagaattttagaattttagaattttaaaattttaaatttaaatttatttttttatggtccttatattttaagattttcggatttatttaatttttaaatttttaaagtcttagatttaatgatttttttcaatttttttacaggTTCAAATTTTATGCAGCCGATGCTGGGAGATCGTGAGAATTGTTTGTTGATGTCCAGCTCGTGCCATTCGATGTGGTCAAATTCGATGACCATAATCCGTTGCCGTTGTCCAGAGACCGCTTCTATGTTTTTGGCCGATTGCGACGTCGTCGTCGGCATTAAACTAAGACCGGATCATCTCGAAGAAGGAAATTTAACTCCGATGTGCAGCAGGAAGAGTTGATTTCAAAATCTTTAGATGATATCCAGCCTAAGTGttttccattttaaattttagtacaaAACGTCGAAGGAAAAGGTGGTTTGGCAGAATACTCCTGCGCGTCATCCTACCGAGGACGATCCTGACGCTCAAGAACAAAACGAAGAAACGGGAACGGGAACAGCTGGATCGTATACAACTGATCGAGCCTCATCTGGACCAGATATGGATATCACGTTTGACGAATAGGAAGAAACAAGCCATGATCAACGTCCCGCTGGAAACTCTTGGTGGCAAGGAAAAGCTACTGGGATTTTACCTTAACGGACTTTTCATGCCCCGACGTGTGTCCCAATCTGGCTCTGTGAAATTGGTCTGCTAAAAGTAAGTAGTCTTCAGATGTGTTCAAGTTTCATCAAACTAATCATCTCTTTCCACAGGTCAGAATCAAACTAAACAGTGACGCCAAGGAGAAACTTCCCACCTGCCGATTGTCAAGGCGCCCGCCTTTTGCTCAAGTCTGACCGACCGTAATTCTTTGAGTTGAAGCTGCGCCCGACGTCCGGCCGCGCCGGATGTACGTCAACTGATTGGCTCTAAGTGCTGATCCTAACGGCAGCGGGTAAGATCCACAAGCTCAAATTCTTTTGCACAATCTCTAATCTCTCTCCCAATCCAACCAGCTCTGATGCCTGATGCACGTTCATCATGACCACGAACCACCTGCTTACGCTGCGCAAATACATTAGGGACGAAATTAACCAAGATTGTAATCCACATTACTCCTACATCTTAGTGTGAATTAATTGTAGGttcaaaaacgaaaataaaagtatttttttgcgaaTAAACTGTTTTCTGATATTATTTACCATTCCGAAATTGTTTTGAGCTataacggtcaatttgaaaaGCAAAATATCGACGCTATATCGATACTTTGCAAATTGCATACATTTCGGCGCATTCAGACCAAGATAGTTATGTTGCCGAAATCGACAACATTTTTTATCgatatcgttgcaaatgttACCGGACGACTGGTCGAAAACATTCTGAAACGAATTTTAGAACGAATCgacaacaatgttgtcgatttcgcggacaggatttctatccgtgctcGAAGTGAATAACCCTTAGGAAAGTGCCAACTCTTTCCATGTGTCTCAGGTCGATTTACTCTTGCATGAACTTCCTGTAGTCGTCGTACAGCTTCTGGTCCTTGGTCAGCTTTGCTTTCAGCATCAAAAAACGACGATGAGCAATGTGTGCCGAGTCTCCGAGCTTGACCTCTTCCTCCTTGAACGGCAAGGCGACGACGTAACGACCTTTTTCGTCTCAACAGTGGGTGGTCACAAAATGATCCTCAGCAGCTTGTTCTTCGGGGGAAAGGAAGCGTTCCGTGCTGTAGCTTTCGACTTCCCAGAACTTGGTCAGTTGTTCGTCCAGCTGTTCGTTCGTTACCGGCAGAGCTTGCAGTGTAGGATAGTTGACCTCCTCGTTCACCGGACCTCCTGCGACCCATCCGAAGATCGTTCGTCGCAGCGTAGGCAACTCGTCGCCGAGCTTGTAGGTCTGGCTCAACATCATCTTATCCCACTCGACGATGCCAAACAGGATGTCGATCTTCTCCGGTTGGTTGAAGGGTCTGCGAGGTCAATCCACTCCGGTATGATCCAGCTTGAGATGTCGAACGAGCGCAAAGGCAACCGGTTAACGATGCACGGAGCGACGAGAAACTCAACAACGACTTCTTGGTGTTCGATAACAGACGGTTTCGAGAAAACGTGAGCGACAGCTGCTTCGGTGATTCCATGGCCTGCTCCACCGAATCCGACAATCGAGACACTAGCAGGGAACGTTTTGAGTCGCAGACGTTGAGCACACGCAGTCGTCATGAACGAAGTCATTGCACACGAGTCCAGGACCGCACGACACTCTTGGACTTCCCCGTTTGATCCTTGAACGTACACGATCGCAGTGTGCAGCAGTGCTTGTCCGCTCGTCGAGATCAACTGAACCTTCTTGGGGGACGACTTTGGTTCAACTGATCGATCCTCTGACGCCACTGGTCCGAACGTCTTCTTCGAATCTAGAGCGGGGTCGACAAGGTCCGGGCGCGGGTTGTTCACGAGTAGCGTCTGGAGAAGTCAGGACACACAGACCGACGCGATCTCGATCTTGCTCAGGCTTGTTGTGGATTGCTCTAGGGCGAACCGACGATACACTAGACTGCGACGACGTTCCTTCACCTGGCATCTTGGGGTCGAAATGGAGAAGCGTGTTGTGACGTTGGCCACAAGACTTGCAGGTACCACTCTTGCAATTGGCGACATTGTGGCGATTGGAGAAGCAGTTGATGCACAATTTCAAATCCTTGACCCTCTGGAACCGCTGCTTCACAGGCAGAGCGAGGAAGCTGCGACACTCGTTGATGTAATGGCTACCTGTGCAGTTGAAACAACCGAAATTCCTCTTCTCCTCATCACGGGTGGCGCTCACCAACACCTTCGGTTGCAGCCTGGCTCCGACTGGCTTCGGGTGGACACGGGTTTGCTTGCGTTCTTGCTCCAGGTTCTCCAAAATGCGACAGCGATTCAACAGAAAGTCAACCATTTCACTCCACTTCACAGAACTCTGGCCGACCACGTGGGACTCGAAAGCCTTGTGCGTGTCACCATCGAGACGGGAAGCGACAACGTGGACTAGCATTGCTTCGGAAAGGGGTTCGAGGTTAAGCTTCAAAGAGGACAAGCCACGAAGGTTCCTTTGGACGACGTTCAGCAGCTGATGCAGATCGTTCGCCGACTCGAACTCCAACCGCTTGATCTGGAACAGTTCCGCAAGATGGTTGTCTACCAGCCAGCGCCGGTTCTCGAACTCCTGTTCAAGGGCTTTCCACAACGACGAGAACGACTCTTCCGACGACTCGAAGTTCTCAGCTTCCCCGACAAGGCAAGAGCGCAAGCAACGAACAAGCAACTGTCAAATTGGTCGCGCGACCGACCTGTGCAAACCGAGGTCAGTCGCTTGCAAATCAAGCGATTTAAATTGATTCTGATGTTTTGTTCAGCTTTTCGCtattcaaattacaaataaaatggGCAGCAGAATTGTTTAATGCAATAAATAatgtacatttaattaaaaaattgcaaaattgttcgaaatgaattt
This is a stretch of genomic DNA from Culex pipiens pallens isolate TS unplaced genomic scaffold, TS_CPP_V2 Cpp_Un0064, whole genome shotgun sequence. It encodes these proteins:
- the LOC120430559 gene encoding uncharacterized protein LOC120430559, translated to MILPQKHPLTVAIIRDKHTQNMHAGIELTLAASRREFWIIRGRVAVKDVIGKCVVCFEDNPRPVRQFMGDLPACRLEGWYPFHQVGIDLCGPVFIKQRNKRSTVQHKAWIVLFVCLSTKAIHLELVSELSTAAFLAAFDRFVSRRDRPAVVWTDNGTNFVGAANLLAEWNKFFASVDTQDEIQRAHSNEITWRFNPPEAPHFGGIWESNIKQAKKLLVKHTAGAALCFEEMSTVLARIEAILNSRPITPLSNDPEDFEPLTPGHFLVFRPLNAVARPEVDRTKHARSRYEHITKIVQHFWDRWHFEYLTTLQQRYKWHHKIVVEVGQLVLIKRDNMPVQKWLLGRVVELFPGVDGVTRVVKVKTKDGILKRAVAKLCFLPIDPENGVESATFQRREDV
- the LOC120430560 gene encoding uncharacterized protein LOC120430560, which codes for MQRQLTGMLGKAGFELHKWCSNRSELLAGIPEDKLEQKVLFTEEGKTKTLGITWQPDLDVFCFDIHSIAFSEGPPTKRKVLSDISKFFDPCGLAAPVVMTGKIYMQDLWRGKKKWDVALKEDLAKLWIEYRDELSEMKTIRISRCVLPLRRTVFVELIGFSDASQKGYGANLYVRSVNHEGQTAIRLLCAKSHVAPLKEKRALIPRLEICGCVKLAQLVDKVKRSLPIEFDRITCYTDSMIALSWINTCPSKLEPFIANRVARILRLTSKIDGFHCRTEDNPADLLSRGIMPGKLATCGKWWKGPPFMIDHKRPTSVQLIPEDQLPGLLVVCAVETVERFSLFDNCEKYFTMVRAVARIQRWHQNACKRSPENRRHGRLFSPEEMRRATLALVRLAQEEAFPEVFAQLRKKVTLQNHSLIPLSPFTDERDVPGSEDASPSRPARTTRNTR
- the LOC120430562 gene encoding uncharacterized protein LOC120430562, producing ENFESSEESFSSLWKALEQEFENRRWLVDNHLAELFQIKRLEFESANDLHQLLNVVQRNLRGLSSLKLNLEPLSEAMLVHVVASRLDGDTHKAFESHVVGQSSVKWSEMVDFLLNRCRILENLEQERKQTRVHPKPVGARLQPKVLVSATRDEEKRNFGCFNCTGSHYINECRSFLALPVKQRFQRVKDLKLCINCFSNRHNVANCKSGTCKSCGQRHNTLLHFDPKMPGEGTSSQSSVSSTLLVNNPRPDLVDPALDSKKTFGPVASEDRSVEPKSSPKKVQLISTSGQALLHTAIVYVQGSNGEVQECRAVLDSCAMTSFMTTACAQRLRLKTFPASVSIVGFGGAGHGITEAAVAHVFSKPSVIEHQEVVVEFLVAPCIVNRPFNQPEKIDILFGIVEWDKMMLSQTYKLGDELPTLRRTIFGWVAGGPVNEEVNYPTLQALPVTNEQLDEQLTKFWEVESYSTERFLSPEEQAAEDHFVTTHC